Genomic DNA from Paenibacillus donghaensis:
ATTTCTTGGCTTGGTCCTGGCCAATGACATATTGGTCCAGAATGTTGCGGATCTCCATGGGTTTCGGAATATCCTTCAGGTCCAACTCTTCCTCGGCCCCAAGCTCCTCTTCCACGATCTCCGTGCACAGCTCGATACACTCGTCACATATATAAACACCGGGTCCGGCTACAAGCTTGCGAACCTGTTCCTGCGATTTGCCGCAAAAAGAACATTTCAGCTGTCCTTTTTCATCATTAAATTTAAACATCTTACCACCCCTTTAAGATTTGATCGGTGAAGAAAGAATCTGGTCAATTAACCCGTAATCCTTCGCTTCTTCCGCGCTCATGAAGTTATCGCGGTCTGTGTCCCGTTCGATTTTGCCAAGGGGCTGACCTGTGCGATCTACATATATCTGATTCAGTTTCGCCTTCGTCTTGAGAATCCAATCCGTGTGAATCCAGATGTCAGATGCCTGACCCTGAACGCCACCCAGCGGCTGGTGAATCATAACCTCGCTGTTGGTCAGCGCGAATCTCTTGCCTGGTGCTCCGGCTGTTAGCAGCAAAGATCCCATGCTTGCCGCCATCCCTACACAAATCGTGGATACGTCCGGTTTAATGTATTGCATTGTATCATATATACCCATGCCGGCTGTGACAGAACCACCGGGAGAGTTGAGGTACAAGTGAATATCCTTTTCGGGATCATCCGCCGCCAGGAACAGCAGCTGGGCGATAACCAGATTGGCGACATCATCGTTAATCGCACTGCTCAGGAAGATGATGCGATCCTTCAGTAATCTGGAATAGATATCGTATGAGCGTTCACCGCGACTTGTCGTTTCTACAACCATTGGTACCAGACTCATGCCACCAACCTCTTTTCTCTGTATAGATTAGTCTTTCCGTTTCAAAAATATTTTAACACGTTCAAAGCGTCATGTCATTTTTTCACTGTCATATTAGATGAACATAAGAATAAAGCCGTAGCGTTGAGAGGAAGCCTGGTGCACAGACTTCACGCCAACTCCGCAGGTAAAATTCTTAAGTTCACGTTCTGCGGGCGCCTTCTTCGTTCCTTGGAGTCCGTAAGTGGCAGCAGGTAGCCATGGCCAAGTAGAAACGGCATCGCCGTGCTCTGAAAGAGGCGGCATCCATTTCTGCGAGAAATATAAGGATAATTTATGGCGTGAAACCTATAAATTCTTATATTTCCAAGAAACCGCTCTATGTATCACTATTCTGCGCAGCCGCCGATAAAAATAAGGCACGTAACAAAACTACGTGCCTTATCACAAACTGTATGGAGGCCGCTGTTGCCGGCCGTTCTGTTAAATGTGCGGGTACGCGTACTACTCAGCTTTTGTTTCTTCGGCTTCAGCCGCAGGAGCTTCTTCAACCACTTCAGCCGCTTCAACTTCTACACTGCTGCTAACGAGCAGTTCAATTGTCTTGCGGAGCGAAATCTCTTCATTCAGGCTGCCCAGCGAACCGTTGCTTGCCAGAATGTTGCGGATTTCTTCTGTGCTGCGTTTGTAAGATTCAGCCATGGAAGCAAGCTCTTGTTCTACTTCTTCAGCAGAAACTTCGATCTTCTCTTCCTTCGCGATCACTTCAAGCACCAGGTTGTTGCGGACGCGCTTCTCAGCATCGCCTCTCATCTGATTCTGCAGATCTTCGCGGGTCTGGCCGGAGAAGCTGAGGAACATATCCATGTTCATGCCCTGCTGGCGGAGACGGTTGTCGAAATCACGAACCATAGTCTCCACTTCAGTGTCGATCATGGCCGATGGAATTTCAACTTCTGCATTAGCTGCTGCCTTATCGACAACGGCGTTCTCGCGTGCGCCCTTCAGCTCTT
This window encodes:
- the clpP gene encoding ATP-dependent Clp endopeptidase proteolytic subunit ClpP, whose translation is MSLVPMVVETTSRGERSYDIYSRLLKDRIIFLSSAINDDVANLVIAQLLFLAADDPEKDIHLYLNSPGGSVTAGMGIYDTMQYIKPDVSTICVGMAASMGSLLLTAGAPGKRFALTNSEVMIHQPLGGVQGQASDIWIHTDWILKTKAKLNQIYVDRTGQPLGKIERDTDRDNFMSAEEAKDYGLIDQILSSPIKS